A window of Streptomyces sp. SAI-127 contains these coding sequences:
- a CDS encoding histidine phosphatase family protein — protein MQLRVTFVAAARSSSLLAERFQDDRPLDQAGWDEVLGVAPDLLPLAAAELRYCSPTPRSRATGDALGYSPLVQLALRDCDMGRWRGLTLGEAMAREPESVDAWLADPRATPHGGESLLDFITRVGGWLDTRPVGDGGRIVAVAEPAVIRAALVYALKAPPSTYWNIDVRPLSATTVTGRAGRWNLRFEGAPAHPARA, from the coding sequence ATGCAACTTCGGGTCACGTTCGTCGCCGCCGCGCGCAGCTCCTCGCTGCTCGCCGAGCGGTTCCAGGACGACCGTCCGCTCGACCAGGCGGGCTGGGACGAGGTGCTGGGGGTGGCGCCCGACCTGCTGCCGCTCGCGGCGGCCGAGCTGCGGTACTGCTCGCCCACTCCGCGCAGCCGCGCCACCGGGGACGCCCTCGGTTACTCCCCTCTGGTGCAACTCGCCCTGCGCGACTGTGACATGGGGCGCTGGCGCGGGCTGACCCTCGGCGAGGCGATGGCCCGCGAACCGGAGTCCGTGGACGCCTGGCTCGCCGACCCGCGGGCGACCCCGCACGGCGGCGAGTCACTGCTCGACTTCATCACCCGCGTCGGCGGCTGGCTCGACACCCGGCCCGTCGGCGACGGCGGCCGTATCGTCGCCGTCGCCGAACCGGCGGTGATCCGTGCCGCCCTGGTCTACGCGCTGAAGGCCCCGCCGTCGACCTACTGGAACATCGACGTGCGTCCGCTGTCGGCGACCACCGTGACCGGCAGGGCCGGCCGGTGGAACCTCCGTTTCGAGGGTGCCCCGGCTCACCCCGCGCGGGCGTAG
- the argC gene encoding N-acetyl-gamma-glutamyl-phosphate reductase, whose protein sequence is MAVRAAVAGASGYAGGEVLRLLLAHPEVEIGALTGNSNAGQRLGTLQPHLLPLADRVLQETTADVLAGHDVVFLALPHGQSAAVAEQLGPDVLVVDMGADFRLEDAADWEKFYGSAHAGTWPYGLPELPGARARLTGTRRIAVPGCYPTAVTLALFPAYAAGIAENEAVIVAASGTSGAGKAPKPNLLGSEVMGSMSPYGVGGGHRHTPEIVQNLSAAAGSRVRVSFTPTLAPMPRGILATCSASAKPGVTAESVRAAYEKAFADEPFVHLLPEGQWPATASVYGSNGVQIQVALDESVGRIIAISAIDNLAKGTAGGAVQSMNIALGVPEELGLSTIGVAP, encoded by the coding sequence ATGGCGGTACGTGCGGCGGTGGCCGGAGCGAGCGGATACGCGGGCGGTGAGGTCCTGCGGCTGCTCCTGGCGCACCCCGAGGTCGAGATCGGCGCCCTGACCGGCAACTCCAACGCCGGACAGCGGCTCGGCACCCTGCAGCCGCACCTGCTGCCGCTGGCCGACCGGGTACTCCAGGAGACCACGGCGGATGTCCTCGCCGGACACGACGTCGTCTTCCTGGCTCTGCCCCACGGACAGTCCGCCGCCGTCGCCGAACAGCTCGGCCCGGACGTCCTCGTCGTCGACATGGGCGCCGACTTCCGGCTCGAGGACGCGGCCGACTGGGAGAAGTTCTACGGCTCCGCGCACGCCGGCACCTGGCCCTACGGCCTTCCCGAACTGCCGGGTGCCCGCGCCCGGCTCACCGGGACCAGGCGCATCGCGGTGCCCGGCTGCTACCCGACCGCCGTCACGCTCGCCCTCTTCCCGGCCTACGCCGCCGGCATCGCCGAGAACGAGGCCGTGATCGTCGCCGCCTCCGGCACCTCCGGCGCGGGCAAGGCACCCAAGCCGAACCTGCTGGGCAGCGAGGTCATGGGCTCGATGTCGCCGTACGGCGTCGGCGGCGGCCACCGGCACACGCCCGAGATCGTCCAGAACCTCAGCGCGGCCGCCGGCTCCAGGGTGAGGGTCTCCTTCACACCGACCCTCGCGCCGATGCCCCGCGGCATCCTCGCCACGTGCAGCGCCTCCGCGAAGCCCGGCGTCACCGCCGAGTCCGTCCGCGCCGCGTACGAGAAGGCCTTCGCCGACGAGCCCTTCGTCCATCTGCTCCCCGAGGGCCAGTGGCCCGCCACGGCGTCCGTCTACGGTTCGAACGGCGTTCAGATCCAGGTCGCCCTCGACGAGTCCGTGGGCCGCATCATCGCGATCAGCGCCATCGACAACCTGGCCAAGGGCACCGCGGGCGGTGCCGTCCAGAGCATGAACATCGCCCTCGGTGTCCCCGAGGAGCTCGGTCTTTCCACGATCGGAGTCGCACCGTGA
- the argJ gene encoding bifunctional glutamate N-acetyltransferase/amino-acid acetyltransferase ArgJ yields MSVTAAKGFQAAGIAAGIKENGNPDLALVVNTGPRRAAAGVFTSNRVKAAPVLWSEQVLKSGRLSAVVLNSGGANACTGPKGFQDTHATAEKVAEVLDIGAGEVAVASTGLIGLLLPMDKLLPGVEAAAAQLSEHGGEKAAIAIKTTDSVHKTSVVTKDGWTVGGMAKGAGMLAPGLATMLVVLTTDADLESGALDRALRAATRTTFDRVDSDGCMSTNDTVLLLASGASEVTPEYAEFAEAVRTVCDDLGQQLIRDAEGASKDIKVEVVNAATEDDAVEVGRSIARNNLLKCAIHGEDPNWGRVLSAIGTTKAAFEPDRLNVAINGVWVCKNGGVGEDRDKVDMRYREVHIVADLAAGSETATIWTNDLTADYVHENSAYSS; encoded by the coding sequence GTGAGCGTCACGGCAGCCAAGGGATTCCAGGCGGCGGGCATCGCCGCCGGAATCAAGGAGAACGGCAACCCGGACCTGGCCCTCGTGGTCAACACCGGGCCCCGCCGCGCCGCCGCCGGCGTCTTCACCTCCAACCGTGTGAAGGCCGCGCCGGTGCTGTGGTCCGAGCAGGTCCTCAAGAGCGGCCGGCTGTCGGCCGTGGTCCTCAACTCCGGTGGCGCCAACGCCTGTACCGGCCCCAAGGGCTTCCAGGACACACACGCCACCGCCGAGAAGGTCGCCGAGGTGCTGGACATCGGCGCGGGTGAGGTGGCCGTCGCCTCCACCGGGCTCATCGGCCTCCTGCTCCCGATGGACAAGCTCCTGCCGGGAGTCGAGGCCGCCGCGGCTCAACTGTCCGAGCACGGCGGTGAGAAGGCCGCCATCGCCATCAAGACCACCGACTCCGTCCACAAGACGTCCGTCGTGACCAAGGACGGCTGGACCGTCGGCGGCATGGCCAAGGGTGCGGGCATGCTCGCCCCCGGCCTCGCCACCATGCTGGTCGTCCTCACCACCGACGCGGACCTGGAGAGCGGGGCCCTGGACAGGGCCCTGCGGGCCGCCACCCGGACCACCTTCGACCGCGTCGACTCCGACGGCTGCATGTCCACCAACGACACCGTGCTGCTGCTCGCCTCCGGTGCCTCCGAAGTCACCCCGGAATACGCGGAGTTCGCCGAGGCCGTACGGACCGTCTGCGACGACCTCGGCCAGCAGCTGATCCGGGACGCCGAGGGCGCCAGCAAGGACATCAAGGTCGAGGTCGTGAACGCGGCCACCGAGGACGACGCCGTCGAGGTCGGCCGCTCCATCGCCCGCAACAACCTCCTCAAGTGCGCGATCCACGGTGAGGACCCCAACTGGGGCCGCGTGCTCTCCGCGATCGGCACCACGAAGGCCGCTTTCGAGCCCGACCGGCTCAACGTCGCCATCAACGGCGTCTGGGTGTGCAAGAACGGCGGCGTCGGCGAGGACCGCGACAAGGTCGACATGCGCTACCGCGAGGTGCACATCGTGGCGGACCTCGCCGCCGGGTCCGAGACCGCCACGATCTGGACCAACGACCTCACCGCCGACTACGTCCACGAGAACAGCGCGTACTCGTCATGA
- a CDS encoding carboxymuconolactone decarboxylase family protein: MSESTTREERFARGLEMLGSVNPEVGQLVVDSLADISPEMGHQVIAWGFGEIYARPQLAPRDRQLVTLGMLTALGGCETQLEVHINTALNVGLTPEQIVEALLQSAGYCGFPRALNATAVAKKVFGERGLLPVGQQPADPSATSA, encoded by the coding sequence ATGAGCGAGAGCACCACCCGCGAGGAGCGTTTCGCGCGCGGCCTGGAGATGCTGGGGAGCGTCAATCCCGAGGTGGGACAGCTGGTCGTCGACTCACTGGCCGACATCAGCCCGGAGATGGGCCACCAGGTCATCGCCTGGGGGTTCGGCGAGATCTACGCCCGTCCACAACTCGCGCCCCGTGACCGCCAGTTGGTCACGCTGGGCATGCTCACCGCGCTCGGCGGCTGTGAGACCCAGCTGGAGGTGCACATCAACACGGCCCTCAACGTGGGCCTCACGCCCGAGCAGATCGTCGAGGCGCTGTTGCAGTCGGCCGGCTACTGCGGCTTCCCCAGGGCCCTCAACGCCACGGCCGTGGCGAAGAAGGTGTTCGGCGAGCGGGGGCTGCTGCCCGTCGGACAGCAGCCCGCCGACCCGTCGGCTACCTCTGCCTGA
- a CDS encoding alpha-L-arabinofuranosidase C-terminal domain-containing protein: MSRTRWRLGLGATAFLVAAGLVPAPAHAEDVTDYAITVDPAARGPKIDDTMYGVFFEDINRAADGGLYAELVQNRSFEYSTADNSSYTPLTSWTVSGAGQVVNDDGRLGERNRNYLSLGAGSSVTNAGYNTGIHVDEGKKYDFSVWARADAGTVLTVSLQDADGTLATARKVTVTKDGWAQYRATFTATGTSSDGRLTVASSAAAALDMVSLFPRDTYRGEPNGLRKDLAEKIAALQPGFVRFPGGCLVNTGSMEDYSAASGWQRQRSYQWKDTIGPVEQRATNANVWGYNQSYGLGYYEYFRLSEDIGAMPLPVVPALVTGCGQNKAVVDEALLKRHIQDTLDLIEFANGPASSTWGKVRAKMGHPKPFHLTHIEVGNEENLPNEFFARFKEFRAAIQAKHPDIQVISNSGPDDSGTTFDTAWQLNKDAKVDMVDEHYYNSPQWFLQNNERYDSYDRNGPKVFLGEYASQGNTFKNGLTEAAFMTGLERNADVVKLASYAPLFANEDYVQWRPDLIWFNNHASWNSANYEVQKLFMTNVGDRVVPSTATGTPSLLAPITGAVGLSTWATTAAYDDVRVTGADGNTLLTDDFSGDASRWTHTGGGSWSVQDGQYVQTDVNAENTMVSAGDPSWHDYDLKVKATKKAGKEGFLVAFGVKDTGNYYWWNIGGWNNTQSAVEQAVDGGKSTLISKAGSVETGRTYDIDVKVRGRQVTLYLDGQEWGSFTDDKPAEPFRQVVTKDQKTGDLIVKVVNAQNTAARTAIDLGGAKVASKARVTTLAAGPDAVNSETATAVAPVKSTFDGVAGKFSYTFPANSITFLRIRQR; this comes from the coding sequence ATGTCACGCACCCGCTGGAGACTCGGTCTCGGAGCCACCGCCTTCCTGGTGGCCGCCGGTCTGGTCCCCGCCCCCGCCCATGCCGAGGACGTCACCGACTACGCGATCACCGTCGACCCGGCCGCCCGGGGCCCGAAGATCGACGACACGATGTACGGCGTCTTCTTCGAGGACATCAACCGGGCCGCCGACGGCGGTCTGTATGCCGAGCTCGTGCAGAACCGGTCCTTCGAGTACTCCACCGCCGACAACTCCTCGTACACTCCGCTGACCTCGTGGACGGTCTCCGGCGCCGGGCAGGTGGTGAACGACGACGGACGGCTGGGCGAGCGCAACCGCAACTACCTCTCCCTGGGCGCCGGTTCGTCCGTCACCAACGCCGGATACAACACCGGCATCCACGTGGACGAGGGCAAGAAGTACGACTTCTCGGTGTGGGCCCGCGCGGACGCCGGCACGGTTCTCACGGTCTCGTTGCAGGACGCCGACGGGACGCTCGCCACCGCCCGCAAGGTGACCGTGACGAAGGACGGCTGGGCCCAGTACAGGGCCACCTTCACCGCGACCGGGACCAGCTCCGACGGCCGCCTCACCGTGGCCTCCTCCGCCGCGGCCGCCCTCGACATGGTGTCCCTCTTCCCGCGCGACACCTACCGCGGTGAACCCAACGGGCTGCGCAAGGACCTCGCCGAGAAGATCGCCGCCCTCCAGCCGGGCTTCGTGCGCTTCCCCGGCGGCTGTCTGGTGAACACGGGGTCCATGGAGGACTACAGCGCGGCCTCCGGCTGGCAGCGCCAGCGCTCGTACCAGTGGAAGGACACCATCGGCCCGGTCGAGCAGCGCGCGACCAACGCCAACGTCTGGGGCTACAACCAGAGTTACGGCCTCGGCTACTACGAGTACTTCCGTCTCTCCGAGGACATCGGCGCCATGCCGCTGCCCGTGGTCCCCGCGCTGGTGACCGGCTGCGGTCAGAACAAGGCCGTCGTCGACGAGGCACTGCTCAAGCGACACATCCAGGACACCCTCGACCTCATCGAGTTCGCCAACGGACCGGCGAGCTCCACATGGGGCAAGGTGCGGGCGAAGATGGGCCACCCCAAGCCCTTCCACCTCACCCACATCGAGGTCGGCAACGAGGAGAACCTGCCGAACGAGTTCTTCGCCCGGTTCAAGGAGTTCCGCGCCGCCATCCAGGCGAAGCACCCGGACATCCAGGTCATCTCCAACTCCGGCCCGGACGACTCGGGTACGACCTTCGACACGGCCTGGCAGCTCAACAAGGACGCCAAGGTCGACATGGTCGACGAGCACTACTACAACAGCCCGCAGTGGTTCCTGCAGAACAACGAGCGCTACGACTCCTACGACAGGAACGGCCCGAAGGTCTTCCTCGGCGAGTACGCCTCCCAGGGCAACACCTTCAAGAACGGCCTCACCGAGGCGGCGTTCATGACCGGCCTGGAGCGCAACGCCGACGTCGTCAAACTCGCCTCCTACGCCCCGCTGTTCGCCAACGAGGACTACGTCCAGTGGCGCCCGGACCTGATCTGGTTCAACAACCACGCCTCCTGGAACTCCGCCAACTACGAGGTCCAGAAGCTGTTCATGACCAACGTCGGCGACCGCGTGGTGCCCTCGACGGCCACCGGCACGCCCTCACTGCTCGCCCCGATCACCGGGGCCGTGGGCCTCTCGACGTGGGCGACGACGGCGGCGTACGACGATGTCCGGGTCACCGGTGCCGACGGGAACACCCTGCTCACCGACGACTTCAGCGGTGACGCCTCGCGGTGGACCCACACCGGCGGCGGCAGCTGGAGCGTCCAGGACGGGCAGTACGTGCAGACGGACGTGAACGCCGAGAACACCATGGTCTCGGCTGGTGACCCGTCCTGGCACGACTACGACCTGAAGGTGAAGGCCACCAAGAAGGCCGGCAAGGAGGGCTTCCTCGTCGCCTTCGGCGTCAAGGACACCGGCAACTACTACTGGTGGAACATCGGCGGCTGGAACAACACCCAGTCCGCCGTCGAACAGGCCGTGGACGGCGGCAAGTCGACGCTGATCTCCAAGGCCGGGTCGGTCGAGACCGGCCGTACCTACGACATCGACGTCAAGGTGCGCGGCCGTCAGGTGACCCTCTACCTCGACGGTCAGGAGTGGGGCAGCTTCACCGACGACAAGCCGGCCGAGCCGTTCCGCCAGGTCGTGACCAAGGACCAGAAGACCGGTGACCTGATCGTCAAGGTCGTCAACGCCCAGAACACGGCGGCCCGCACGGCGATCGACCTGGGCGGCGCCAAGGTCGCCTCCAAGGCCCGGGTGACCACGCTGGCGGCCGGCCCGGACGCCGTGAACAGTGAGACGGCGACCGCGGTCGCCCCGGTGAAGTCCACCTTCGACGGGGTCGCCGGGAAGTTCTCGTACACCTTCCCGGCGAACTCGATCACCTTCCTGAGGATCAGGCAGAGGTAG
- the argB gene encoding acetylglutamate kinase, translating into MSTTRKHTALPKAQILIEALPWLVRHNGKTVVIKFGGNAMIDEDLKAAFAQDVVFLHHAGLKPVVVHGGGPQISAALDRHGIVSEFKAGLRVTTEDAMDVVRMVLAGQVQRELVNLLNEHGPLAVGLTGEDAHTISATKHRPEIDGELVDIGRVGEITAIDTGAIEALLADGRIPVVSSIARSQDDGHVYNVNADTAAAALAAALDAETLMVLTDVEGLYEDWPHSDEVISRLTASQLEKLLPELSSGMVPKMEGCLHAVRNGVTTARVIDGRVQHSILLEIFTDEGIGTMVVPDAQEGDAV; encoded by the coding sequence ATGAGCACTACTCGAAAGCACACCGCACTGCCCAAGGCCCAGATCCTCATCGAGGCGCTGCCCTGGCTGGTCCGCCACAACGGCAAGACCGTGGTCATCAAGTTCGGCGGCAACGCCATGATCGACGAGGACCTGAAGGCCGCCTTCGCCCAGGACGTCGTCTTCCTGCACCACGCCGGGCTCAAGCCGGTCGTCGTGCACGGCGGCGGCCCGCAGATCAGCGCCGCACTCGACAGGCACGGCATCGTCAGCGAGTTCAAGGCCGGCCTGCGGGTCACCACCGAGGACGCCATGGACGTCGTACGGATGGTGCTGGCCGGGCAGGTGCAGCGCGAGCTGGTCAATCTGCTCAACGAACACGGGCCCCTCGCCGTCGGCTTGACCGGCGAGGACGCGCACACCATCAGCGCCACCAAGCACCGGCCCGAGATCGACGGAGAGTTGGTCGACATCGGGCGGGTGGGCGAGATCACCGCGATCGACACGGGCGCCATCGAGGCACTGCTCGCCGACGGCCGTATCCCGGTCGTCTCGTCGATCGCCCGTAGCCAGGACGACGGACATGTCTACAACGTCAATGCTGATACGGCGGCTGCGGCACTCGCTGCTGCTCTTGACGCCGAAACCCTCATGGTCCTCACGGACGTCGAGGGCCTCTACGAGGACTGGCCGCACAGCGACGAGGTGATCAGCCGCCTCACGGCTTCCCAACTGGAGAAGCTGCTGCCGGAGTTGAGCTCCGGCATGGTCCCGAAGATGGAGGGCTGTCTGCACGCCGTGCGCAACGGCGTGACCACGGCCCGGGTCATCGACGGGCGGGTCCAGCACTCGATCCTGCTGGAGATCTTCACCGACGAGGGGATCGGCACGATGGTCGTGCCGGACGCACAAGAGGGGGATGCCGTATGA
- a CDS encoding YfhO family protein, with translation MRLTIPPEPKTADDHIGERPPPGPGQAALLAATITVVVLCAADAVARSYPFGPRTRNVNDLGNQYVPFHAHLWDLLHGRGTGGLLVNWQSGFGTSFLPDLGTYLTSPFALLVAVFPRDEIDLAVYVITVLKIACAGAAMAWLLLRLRPGRWWGAGLLGSSYALCGWTVATASYNLMWLDGLIALPLLCLVGEWVLSGRRPLVGVLVVTAAWIANFYTAYMATLAAALVFLLRLWLADLPRRRRLTAAGRAASTFALGMGLAAPLVTVVYFGSAHASEGRFTRFAPVGAEDLLARLLPTTYSFGSPALFVGTTALLLALALPFHRAAPRRVRAGWTLLVLVVTVSMQWGPTHLLWHAFAEPQGSSYRQTFVVCALLVIAAWHTLSYGPLDRRALGAAAGLLALIAVVASGSQLVRSFAWPVFLMAALGALLGLILLGRKRPVLRMAPAALAAVLLVGAQLGEATATDAVATRMRFGHMDDYAPWGARQQDQADAVAQADGWPHYRTDPGREQTVGNDPLEVGGQGAQYYSSHTSAVLSSTLTALGGGWTSGGRSLQSLDNAVTDVLFSVGARVHSPPDPHQNWFPQDGTGETVTREDVPPVVTVRPSAATGAFGPSPYRNQELLLGARVYTLPRITVLNGAGKRPDRSTDQRQGVRIGGRATITARCRAGSEVYLWAPYFAGTARLTGPFAHGLTGRFRADYHPLTKIAAMQRLGTVPDSGRLTIELSPNRMGVVPDQAVGCLDTGRLHTVVRQLKATGATKVTVSGSGGTIRAQLPAGSEGVAVVAAPRIAGWRCAAGDAAAVPAQEYHGLIAVPLDGTSSSVTCSFHPPGLRLGTAVGGGALVALAGLGAFGALRRRRA, from the coding sequence GTGCGACTGACCATCCCGCCCGAACCGAAGACCGCGGACGACCACATAGGTGAGCGGCCTCCGCCCGGACCGGGGCAGGCCGCTCTGCTGGCGGCGACGATCACCGTCGTCGTGCTCTGCGCGGCCGACGCCGTAGCCCGCAGCTATCCCTTCGGGCCGCGCACCCGGAACGTCAACGACTTGGGAAACCAGTACGTGCCGTTCCACGCGCACCTGTGGGACCTGCTGCACGGGCGCGGCACCGGCGGGCTCCTCGTCAACTGGCAGTCGGGATTCGGCACCAGCTTCCTGCCCGACCTCGGCACCTACCTCACCAGCCCGTTCGCCCTGCTCGTGGCGGTGTTCCCGAGGGACGAGATCGACCTCGCGGTGTACGTGATCACGGTGCTGAAGATCGCGTGCGCCGGTGCCGCCATGGCCTGGCTGCTGCTGAGGCTGCGCCCCGGGCGCTGGTGGGGGGCAGGCCTGCTGGGCTCGTCCTACGCCCTGTGCGGATGGACCGTGGCGACCGCCTCGTACAACCTCATGTGGCTCGACGGGCTGATCGCCCTGCCGCTGCTGTGCCTGGTCGGCGAGTGGGTCCTGAGCGGCAGGCGCCCGCTCGTCGGGGTGCTGGTCGTGACGGCCGCCTGGATCGCCAACTTCTACACGGCGTACATGGCCACCCTCGCCGCCGCTCTCGTGTTCCTGCTGCGCCTGTGGCTGGCCGACCTGCCCCGCCGCCGCAGGCTCACCGCCGCGGGCCGGGCCGCCTCGACCTTCGCGCTCGGCATGGGCCTGGCCGCACCCCTGGTGACGGTCGTGTACTTCGGCAGCGCGCACGCCTCCGAGGGCCGCTTCACCCGGTTCGCTCCGGTGGGCGCGGAGGACCTGCTGGCGCGACTGCTGCCGACGACGTACAGCTTCGGCTCCCCGGCCCTCTTCGTCGGCACCACGGCCCTGCTGCTCGCCCTCGCCCTGCCCTTCCACCGTGCGGCACCCCGCCGGGTGCGCGCGGGGTGGACGCTGCTGGTGCTCGTCGTGACCGTGTCGATGCAGTGGGGCCCGACCCATCTGCTCTGGCACGCCTTCGCCGAACCGCAGGGCAGTTCGTACCGCCAGACCTTCGTGGTGTGCGCGCTGCTGGTGATCGCCGCCTGGCACACGCTCTCCTACGGCCCCCTCGACCGGCGGGCCCTGGGCGCGGCGGCCGGACTGCTCGCGCTGATCGCGGTCGTCGCGAGCGGGAGTCAGCTGGTCCGTTCCTTCGCCTGGCCGGTGTTCCTGATGGCGGCCCTGGGCGCGCTGCTCGGGCTGATCCTGCTGGGCCGCAAGCGACCGGTACTGCGCATGGCCCCGGCGGCGCTCGCCGCCGTACTGCTCGTCGGGGCGCAGCTGGGCGAGGCCACCGCCACCGACGCCGTGGCCACCCGGATGCGGTTCGGGCACATGGACGACTACGCCCCCTGGGGCGCCCGGCAGCAGGACCAGGCCGACGCGGTCGCGCAGGCCGACGGCTGGCCCCACTACCGCACCGACCCTGGCCGGGAACAGACCGTCGGCAACGACCCGCTGGAGGTCGGCGGGCAGGGCGCCCAGTACTACAGCAGCCACACCTCCGCCGTGCTCAGCAGCACGCTCACCGCCCTCGGCGGCGGCTGGACCTCCGGCGGCCGCAGCCTCCAGAGCCTCGACAACGCGGTGACGGACGTCCTCTTCTCCGTCGGCGCCCGGGTGCACTCCCCGCCGGACCCGCACCAGAACTGGTTCCCGCAGGACGGCACCGGGGAGACCGTGACCCGCGAGGACGTCCCGCCCGTGGTGACGGTACGGCCGTCCGCCGCGACCGGTGCCTTCGGGCCGTCGCCGTACCGCAACCAGGAGCTGCTGCTGGGCGCCCGCGTCTACACCCTGCCCCGCATCACCGTCCTCAACGGCGCCGGGAAGCGGCCGGACCGCAGCACAGACCAGCGGCAGGGGGTGCGCATCGGCGGCAGGGCGACGATCACCGCCCGGTGCCGGGCGGGCAGCGAGGTCTACCTCTGGGCGCCGTACTTCGCGGGCACCGCGCGGCTCACCGGCCCCTTTGCCCACGGCCTGACGGGACGGTTCAGGGCCGACTACCATCCCCTCACCAAGATCGCCGCCATGCAGCGGCTCGGCACGGTCCCGGACTCCGGGCGCCTGACGATCGAGCTGTCCCCGAACCGGATGGGCGTCGTGCCGGACCAGGCGGTCGGCTGCCTGGACACCGGCCGCCTGCACACCGTCGTACGACAGCTCAAGGCCACCGGCGCCACCAAGGTGACCGTCTCCGGCTCCGGCGGCACCATCAGGGCCCAGCTCCCGGCGGGCAGCGAGGGCGTCGCCGTCGTGGCCGCGCCCCGGATCGCCGGCTGGCGCTGCGCCGCCGGTGACGCGGCCGCCGTACCCGCGCAGGAGTACCACGGGCTGATCGCCGTGCCGCTCGACGGCACCTCGTCGAGTGTCACCTGCAGTTTCCATCCGCCCGGTCTGCGGCTGGGGACGGCGGTCGGGGGCGGTGCGCTCGTCGCTCTCGCCGGGCTCGGCGCGTTCGGGGCCCTGCGTCGGCGGAGGGCGTGA
- a CDS encoding DUF6314 family protein: protein MGEFWPVADVLAYLSGNWRTERTVRDLASGDEGEFSGTTAFGRLEDGGPLSEDGGLLSQESGIFVWQGVPRPAERTLRYLPGGTPGAADVRFSDGRPFHDLDLTTGHHVADHPCAADLYRGEFSVLDVDHWRTVWRVGGPAKDLVLTTDYKREPTGGHAGGMPDH from the coding sequence ATGGGCGAGTTCTGGCCAGTGGCGGATGTGCTGGCGTATCTGTCCGGGAACTGGCGGACCGAGCGAACCGTGCGGGATCTGGCGAGCGGAGACGAAGGGGAGTTCTCCGGTACGACCGCTTTCGGCCGACTGGAAGACGGCGGACCGCTGTCCGAAGACGGTGGCCTGCTGTCCCAGGAGTCGGGCATCTTCGTCTGGCAGGGCGTCCCGCGCCCCGCGGAACGCACACTCCGCTACCTGCCGGGCGGGACACCGGGCGCGGCCGACGTCCGCTTCTCCGACGGGCGGCCCTTCCACGACCTGGACCTGACGACCGGCCACCATGTCGCCGACCACCCCTGCGCGGCTGACCTCTACCGCGGCGAGTTCAGCGTCCTGGACGTGGACCACTGGCGCACGGTGTGGCGGGTCGGCGGCCCGGCGAAGGACCTGGTCCTGACGACCGACTACAAGCGCGAGCCCACCGGCGGCCACGCGGGCGGCATGCCCGACCACTGA